Part of the Opitutales bacterium genome is shown below.
TAACCGGCCGCTGCAGTGAGTGTGATCAGGCCAAGTAGGAAGGAAAATTCGGCGGCTACGGCAGGGCGCAAGCCGACTAGATATCCGCCGACAATAGTCATCATCGATCGGCTCGTCCCTGGCCACATGGCCACGCATTGGAGTAATCCGATGATGAAGGCATCGAGAGGACGGAGCGAGTGTAGGTCTCGGCCCGTTTCATCAACGAGTGCCAAAGCATCTTTTTTCTTTCGCCAACGCTCGACCCAGATCATGAGGATGCCTCCGGCGACGAGGGCGAAAATAACTGGATAAATCCCGAAAAGGGTCTGCTCGATCCAGTCGTCAAACCGAAGTCCTAGGACCACTGCGGGCATGAATGCGATCAGGAGGTTGATCCCCAGCCTAAATCCCTGGGGATTGCGTCCCAGAAATCCAAAAGCCATGCTTGCAACGCGTTTCCAGTAAAGGAGTAACACCGCCGCGATTG
Proteins encoded:
- a CDS encoding undecaprenyl-diphosphate phosphatase, which encodes MTIIDGVILGVVEGITEYLPISSTGHLIITNMLLGLDDPTPVTDRDGAIIWRHAPSVDNAGVPYTFKDAADAYAIVIQAGAIAAVLLLYWKRVASMAFGFLGRNPQGFRLGINLLIAFMPAVVLGLRFDDWIEQTLFGIYPVIFALVAGGILMIWVERWRKKKDALALVDETGRDLHSLRPLDAFIIGLLQCVAMWPGTSRSMMTIVGGYLVGLRPAVAAEFSFLLGLITLTAAAGYKTFKDGDIMIAVLDPVAVVVGCVVAFISALLAVKWLVGFLTRHGLSIFGWYRIALAGILLYFALQP